Part of the Pseudomonadota bacterium genome is shown below.
CTCTCCCTCATTTATCCGTCCCTTCATTCAAGATACTCAAATACTGCTGGTAGGCAAAAATCCGGTTGCGCTGCTGTCCGGTGATTTCACGCACGATATCGAGCGTTTCGAGCTGCTGCATGCCTTTGGAGCCGGCAGGAAAAGAAAGCCCGGTCGATTCACAAATCCGGTTCAGGGTAGCCAGGGGATGTTCGCAAAGAACACGAAAAACGCGCATAGTTGTAGAAGCGGATCGCCCCAGTGCTTGAATTTTCTGCTCATCCTGCTGAAAGAGGAATAACAACCTTTTGGCTGTTTCCACGGCGTTTGACGCGATCTGCTCGACACCTTCCAGGAAAAAATCAAGCCACGTCTCCCAATCGCCTTCGGTGCGAACCAGGTCCAGCAGGCGGTAATATTCCTGCCGATGCTGCTTGAAATAGAGGCTGAGATAGAGAAGCGGCTGGGATAGCAGCCTGTCGTGGTGCAAAATAAATGCAATGAGAAGCCGTCCGATACGACCATTTCCATCCAAAAAGGGATGGATCGTTTCAAACTGAACATGCGCCAGGGCCGCCTTGATGAGCGTGGGATATGGATTGTCTGAGTCGTGAAGGAAACGCTCAAGCTGCGCCATACATACCTCAACCTGACCGGGCGGGGGGGGAACAAAATGGGCATTGCCCGGGCGCGTTCCCCCAATCCAGTTTTGGGATCGCCGGAATTCGCCCGGGGACTTATCGCTTCCGCGGCCTTGCGATAAGAGGGTCCCATGCATTTCCCGAATCAGGCGGTTGGAGAGGGGAAAATCTTCCTGCAATCGTTTGAGCCCGTGATTGAGCGCCGCGACATAATGGGAAACTTCCAGCACATCGTCAATGGAGACCCCCAGTGCCTCTTCCATTTCAAAAAGCAGCAATTGGGCCAGTGATGATTGCGTGCCTTCGATTTGTGAAGAGAGTACGGCTTCACGGCGGACATAGGCGTAAAGGAATATGTTTGGATCGGGCAATAGCAAGGTCACGCTGTCTAGTCGACCCAGTGCCACCGTAGCGCGTTCCAGCAAACATTGACGCCGGTCAGTCAACGCCAATGCCGGTGAAGGTGGAAGCGGATTTGGAATAAACGCTCGTATTGTTTCTCCCCCAACGCTGGTTGTCTCGTATTGTCCGGTAGAACCACGCCTCATAATCCGATGTCTCCCTATTTGTCTCTCGTTAAATAAGCCCGGCGGCTATTAAACAAAACAAGCTTTTTGTTTAATAGCACATCACTCCCCATAGCCCAAGACCTCCAAATTCCTTTTGATGGTGGCTTCGAGCCGGTCCGCTTCGGCGAACTGCTCGTAGAGCGTGGCTGATAGTTCGGCCATCTTTTCCTCAAAAGGCACTCCGTCGTCCTCGATCTCGGCTGCGCCCACGTATCGGCCCGGGGTCAACACATAGCCGTGTTCCCTGATCTCATTGGTTGTGACGCTCTTGCAGAAACCCGGCACGTCCTGATAGGGCGGATGGCCATCCGCCCCTACACCACGCCAGGCATGGTAGGTAGCGGTGACC
Proteins encoded:
- a CDS encoding Fic family protein, with the protein product MRRGSTGQYETTSVGGETIRAFIPNPLPPSPALALTDRRQCLLERATVALGRLDSVTLLLPDPNIFLYAYVRREAVLSSQIEGTQSSLAQLLLFEMEEALGVSIDDVLEVSHYVAALNHGLKRLQEDFPLSNRLIREMHGTLLSQGRGSDKSPGEFRRSQNWIGGTRPGNAHFVPPPPGQVEVCMAQLERFLHDSDNPYPTLIKAALAHVQFETIHPFLDGNGRIGRLLIAFILHHDRLLSQPLLYLSLYFKQHRQEYYRLLDLVRTEGDWETWLDFFLEGVEQIASNAVETAKRLLFLFQQDEQKIQALGRSASTTMRVFRVLCEHPLATLNRICESTGLSFPAGSKGMQQLETLDIVREITGQQRNRIFAYQQYLSILNEGTDK